The following are from one region of the Alphaproteobacteria bacterium genome:
- a CDS encoding polysaccharide deacetylase family protein, translating to MNRLCWLAVAMVLALAGPARADDGWVILTYHRFGQDQYPTTSVRLDQFDRQLAAIRDGGYTVLPLPELVAALNAGAPLPPRAVAITVDDAYTSLYREGWPRLRAHGFPFTLFVSTDAADDGAGDLMSWDQIREVAADPLVTIGHHAAAHAHMADLDLAAAAADLDRADARFAAELGHVPALFAYPYGEYGAALRDLVAGRGFAAAFGQQSGVVDRWADRYGLPRFPINANTAFDAFRLRLGAMPLPATESEPADLLVGDGNNPPAVSFRLVQPDDAGGPLRIDAMTCYFDGSPVAFSRDGDRIAIGLPRALGQGRSRLNCTMPAADGRWRWHGIQFYRP from the coding sequence ATGAACCGGCTTTGCTGGCTGGCGGTGGCGATGGTGCTTGCGCTGGCCGGCCCGGCGCGGGCCGACGACGGCTGGGTCATCCTGACCTACCACCGCTTCGGCCAGGACCAGTATCCGACCACCAGCGTGCGCCTGGACCAGTTCGACCGGCAGCTGGCCGCCATCCGCGACGGCGGCTATACCGTGCTGCCGCTGCCCGAGCTGGTCGCCGCGCTCAACGCCGGCGCGCCGCTGCCACCGCGCGCCGTGGCGATCACCGTCGACGACGCCTACACGTCGCTGTATCGCGAGGGCTGGCCGCGGCTGCGCGCCCATGGCTTTCCCTTCACGCTGTTCGTGTCGACCGATGCGGCGGACGACGGCGCCGGCGACCTGATGAGCTGGGACCAGATCCGTGAGGTGGCGGCCGACCCGCTGGTCACCATCGGCCACCACGCGGCGGCGCACGCGCACATGGCCGACCTCGACCTTGCCGCCGCGGCCGCGGATCTCGACCGGGCCGACGCTCGATTCGCGGCGGAGCTGGGCCACGTCCCGGCGCTGTTCGCCTATCCCTATGGCGAATACGGCGCGGCGCTGCGCGACCTGGTCGCCGGCCGCGGCTTCGCCGCCGCCTTCGGCCAGCAGTCCGGCGTCGTCGACCGCTGGGCCGACCGCTACGGGCTGCCGCGCTTTCCCATCAACGCCAATACCGCCTTCGACGCCTTCCGGCTGCGGCTCGGCGCGATGCCGCTGCCGGCGACCGAGAGCGAGCCCGCCGACCTGCTGGTCGGCGACGGCAACAATCCGCCCGCGGTGTCGTTCCGGCTGGTCCAGCCGGACGACGCCGGCGGCCCGCTGCGAATCGATGCGATGACCTGCTATTTCGACGGCAGCCCGGTCGCGTTCAGCCGCGACGGCGATCGCATCGCGATCGGCCTGCCGCGCGCCCTCGGCCAAGGCCGCAGCCGCCTGAACTGCACCATGCCGGCCGCCGACGGACGCTGGCGCTGGCACGGCATCCAGTTCTACCGGCCCTGA
- a CDS encoding Fur family transcriptional regulator → MSDRIERLAAAKGLKMTEQRRVIARVLSESEDHPDVAMVHQRATAIDPRISMATVYRTVRLFEEANLLDKHDFGDGRSRYEEASDDHHDHLIDVESGEVIEFRDETIETLQRKIADKLGYELVDHRLELFGVRSKRRRSGS, encoded by the coding sequence ATGAGTGATCGGATCGAGCGGCTGGCCGCCGCCAAGGGGCTGAAGATGACGGAGCAACGCCGGGTGATCGCCCGCGTGCTCTCGGAATCCGAGGACCACCCCGATGTGGCGATGGTCCATCAGCGGGCGACCGCGATCGACCCGCGGATCAGCATGGCCACCGTCTACCGGACCGTGCGGCTGTTCGAGGAGGCGAACCTGCTGGACAAGCACGATTTCGGCGACGGCCGTTCGCGCTATGAAGAGGCCAGCGACGACCACCACGACCACCTGATCGATGTCGAATCCGGCGAGGTGATTGAATTCCGCGACGAAACCATCGAAACTCTGCAGCGCAAGATCGCCGACAAGCTTGGTTATGAACTGGTCGATCACAGGCTCGAGCTGTTCGGTGTGCGCAGCAAGCGCCGCCGCAGCGGCAGCTAG
- the miaB gene encoding tRNA (N6-isopentenyl adenosine(37)-C2)-methylthiotransferase MiaB, with the protein MTKRVFIKTYGCQMNVYDSERMAESLAADGYVATDDPDAADLVVLNTCHIREKAAEKVYSDLGRLRAGHDGADRRFVVAGCVAQAEGDEILRRAPFVDVVVGPQSYQRLPALIAGAHDGARVETEFAVADKFDRLAAPRSAAAASAFLTVQEGCDKFCTFCVVPYTRGAEVSRPVADVLAEARALVAGGAREITLLGQNVNAYHGAGSDGRDWGLGRLIGALAEIEGLARIRYTTSHPRDVDDALIAAHRAVPALMPFLHLPVQSGSDRILAAMNRRHDAAFYRGVVDRLRRARPDLALSSDFIVGFPGETDADFAATMALVREIGFVQAYSFKYSPRPGTPAADRDDAVPEAVKESRLAELQAELRRQQMAHNRAAVGTRQPVLFERAGRHPGQLVGRGPYMQAVHASAPAELLGKVCTVAIEAAMPNSLAARLVDPLPDGAAGVDAPMQQLRRATA; encoded by the coding sequence GTGACGAAGCGCGTTTTCATCAAGACATATGGCTGCCAGATGAACGTCTACGATTCCGAGCGGATGGCGGAATCGCTGGCGGCGGACGGCTATGTGGCGACCGACGATCCCGACGCGGCCGACCTCGTCGTGCTGAACACCTGCCATATCCGCGAGAAGGCGGCGGAAAAGGTCTATTCCGACCTGGGCCGGCTGCGCGCCGGCCACGACGGGGCGGACCGGCGATTCGTGGTCGCCGGATGCGTCGCGCAAGCCGAGGGCGACGAGATCTTGCGCCGGGCGCCTTTCGTCGACGTGGTGGTCGGGCCGCAGTCCTACCAGCGGCTGCCCGCGCTGATCGCCGGCGCGCACGACGGCGCCCGGGTCGAGACCGAGTTCGCCGTCGCCGACAAGTTCGACCGGCTGGCCGCGCCGCGCTCCGCTGCCGCCGCCAGCGCATTCCTGACCGTGCAGGAGGGCTGCGACAAGTTCTGCACCTTCTGCGTGGTGCCCTATACCCGCGGCGCCGAGGTGTCGCGCCCGGTGGCGGACGTGCTGGCCGAGGCGCGGGCGCTGGTCGCCGGCGGCGCGCGCGAGATCACCCTGCTGGGCCAGAACGTCAACGCCTATCACGGCGCGGGATCCGACGGCCGCGACTGGGGGCTCGGCCGGCTGATCGGCGCGCTGGCCGAGATCGAGGGTCTGGCGCGGATCCGCTACACCACCTCGCACCCGCGCGATGTCGACGACGCGCTGATCGCCGCCCATCGGGCGGTGCCGGCGCTGATGCCGTTCCTGCACCTGCCGGTACAGTCCGGCTCCGACCGGATCCTGGCGGCGATGAACCGGCGCCACGATGCCGCCTTCTATCGCGGCGTGGTCGACCGGCTGCGCCGGGCCCGGCCCGACCTTGCGCTGTCGTCGGACTTCATCGTCGGATTTCCCGGCGAGACCGACGCCGATTTCGCCGCGACCATGGCGCTGGTGCGTGAAATCGGCTTCGTCCAGGCCTATTCGTTCAAATACAGCCCGCGTCCCGGCACGCCGGCGGCCGACCGCGACGATGCCGTGCCGGAAGCGGTGAAGGAGTCGCGGCTGGCCGAACTCCAGGCCGAGCTGCGGCGCCAGCAGATGGCCCATAATCGCGCGGCGGTCGGCACCCGCCAGCCGGTGCTGTTCGAGCGGGCGGGCCGGCACCCCGGCCAGCTCGTCGGCCGCGGGCCATACATGCAGGCGGTTCACGCATCCGCGCCGGCCGAACTGCTGGGCAAGGTCTGCACGGTGGCGATCGAGGCGGCGATGCCGAACAGCCTGGCGGCGCGGCTGGTCGATCCGCTGCCGGACGGCGCGGCCGGCGTCGATGCGCCCATGCAACAGCTGCGGCGGGCGACGGCGTGA
- a CDS encoding TIGR02186 family protein, protein MRPGDRHAPARLLRGLVWTAALCLPASGATQAPILADLSSYAVEIDTGFTGEEVVLFGAVDGGGDVIVVVRGPAQSAVVREKQRVAGIWVNAPGIQFVQAPSFYAVAATRPIADLLDDTLRRQREIGVDMLRLMPSPGTAEDFDAAAIAAHRDALIGQMERRGLYADGVAPIAIQSGRLFRTRLAFPSDVPTGFYDIRVYEVRDGAIVEATTTPLNIRKVGLEAELFRFAYEIPAIYGACAVLIAFAAGFLPTVLRWLR, encoded by the coding sequence GTGAGGCCGGGCGACCGCCATGCGCCGGCGCGCCTGCTGCGCGGCCTGGTCTGGACCGCGGCGCTGTGCCTGCCGGCATCGGGCGCCACCCAGGCGCCGATTCTGGCCGACCTGTCGAGCTATGCCGTCGAGATCGACACCGGCTTCACCGGCGAGGAGGTGGTGCTGTTCGGTGCGGTCGACGGCGGCGGCGACGTGATCGTCGTCGTGCGCGGCCCGGCCCAGTCGGCGGTGGTGCGGGAGAAGCAGCGCGTCGCCGGCATCTGGGTCAACGCGCCCGGCATTCAGTTCGTGCAGGCGCCCAGCTTCTATGCCGTGGCGGCCACCCGGCCGATCGCGGACCTGCTGGACGACACGCTGCGACGCCAGCGCGAGATCGGCGTCGACATGCTGCGGCTGATGCCGTCCCCGGGCACGGCGGAGGATTTCGACGCAGCGGCGATCGCGGCGCATCGCGACGCCCTGATCGGGCAGATGGAGCGGCGCGGGCTCTATGCCGACGGCGTCGCGCCGATCGCGATCCAGAGCGGGCGGCTGTTCCGCACCCGCCTCGCCTTTCCCAGCGACGTCCCGACCGGATTCTACGACATCCGCGTCTACGAGGTGCGCGACGGCGCCATCGTCGAGGCCACCACCACCCCGCTGAACATCCGCAAGGTCGGGCTGGAGGCCGAGCTTTTCCGTTTCGCTTACGAAATTCCCGCGATCTACGGGGCGTGCGCGGTGCTGATCGCTTTCGCCGCCGGATTCCTGCCCACTGTGCTACGCTGGCTGCGATAG
- the ddpX gene encoding D-alanyl-D-alanine dipeptidase, whose translation MLTAVEAGDGVAVDLRYATRDNVLGRPLYRRAACLLNPEAAQALARAAEIVRPLGLRLRIYDAFRPIEAQLALLRRFPGSPYVSDPRTGSAPHCRGAAVDLGLDDAAGAPLNMGTPFDDFTPAAHHGTTAVSPEAQRNRAILLGVMTAAGWDFYRREWWHYQLFQPRRFPLLSDSVLPEPMIAEDL comes from the coding sequence ATGCTGACCGCCGTCGAAGCCGGCGACGGCGTCGCCGTCGACCTGCGCTATGCGACGCGCGACAACGTCCTCGGCCGACCGCTTTACCGCCGCGCCGCCTGCCTGCTCAACCCCGAAGCCGCGCAGGCGCTGGCCCGCGCGGCCGAGATCGTACGGCCGCTCGGCCTGCGGCTGCGGATCTACGATGCGTTCCGGCCGATCGAGGCCCAGCTCGCCCTGCTGCGCCGCTTCCCCGGCTCGCCCTACGTTTCCGACCCGCGCACGGGCAGCGCGCCGCATTGCCGCGGCGCCGCCGTCGACCTCGGCCTCGACGACGCGGCCGGCGCGCCGCTGAACATGGGCACGCCGTTCGACGATTTCACCCCCGCCGCGCACCACGGCACCACGGCGGTGTCGCCCGAGGCCCAGCGCAACCGGGCCATCCTGCTGGGCGTGATGACCGCCGCGGGCTGGGACTTCTACCGGCGGGAATGGTGGCACTATCAATTGTTCCAGCCCCGCCGCTTCCCGCTGCTGTCGGACAGCGTGCTGCCGGAACCCATGATCGCGGAGGATTTGTAG
- a CDS encoding GNAT family N-acyltransferase yields MSDQLRKGIRSGHLLVRLAATEAEIEASQTLRYRVFYEEMAAQPSEAMRQHGRDFDTFDSICDHLLVVDADRGDGPEGVVGSYRLLRRETALAHGGFYSADEYDITPLQRYPEQILELGRSCVDAEYRSGPAMQLLWQGIAAYIIHHDVAVMFGCASLPGTRPEENAEVLSYLYHYHLAPPAVRPRALASRRVDMNFMPAEEVDQRRARANLPPLIKGYMRLGGCVGDGAVVDHQFNTTDVCIVVNTELVTDRYFRHYQRNVAERAGTGATLVAGSRNETTRR; encoded by the coding sequence TTGTCCGATCAGCTGAGGAAGGGAATCCGCTCCGGCCACCTGTTGGTCCGCCTGGCCGCGACCGAAGCGGAAATAGAGGCGTCGCAGACCCTGCGCTATCGCGTGTTCTACGAGGAGATGGCGGCGCAGCCGTCGGAGGCGATGCGGCAGCACGGCCGCGACTTCGACACATTCGATTCGATCTGCGACCATCTGCTGGTGGTCGACGCCGACCGCGGCGACGGCCCGGAGGGCGTCGTCGGCTCGTACCGCCTGCTGCGGCGCGAAACGGCGCTGGCCCATGGCGGCTTCTACAGCGCGGACGAATACGACATCACGCCGCTGCAACGCTATCCGGAGCAGATCCTCGAGCTGGGGCGCAGCTGCGTCGACGCCGAATATCGCAGCGGCCCGGCGATGCAGCTGCTGTGGCAGGGCATCGCGGCCTACATCATCCATCACGACGTGGCGGTGATGTTCGGCTGCGCCAGCCTGCCGGGTACGCGGCCGGAGGAGAATGCCGAGGTGCTGTCGTACCTCTATCACTATCACCTGGCGCCGCCGGCGGTGCGGCCGCGGGCGCTGGCTTCGCGCCGGGTCGACATGAATTTCATGCCGGCCGAGGAGGTCGACCAGCGCAGGGCGCGGGCCAACCTGCCGCCGCTGATCAAGGGCTATATGCGGCTCGGCGGCTGCGTCGGCGACGGCGCCGTGGTCGACCACCAGTTCAACACCACCGACGTGTGCATCGTGGTCAACACCGAGCTGGTCACCGACCGCTACTTCCGGCACTACCAGCGCAACGTGGCGGAGCGCGCCGGCACCGGCGCGACCCTGGTGGCGGGCAGCCGCAATGAAACCACCCGTCGCTGA
- a CDS encoding glucosaminidase domain-containing protein — MTLAAGLSAVLLNAGPLAAPALAYELPTVDRGVTADLTAVADLSPHAATADVFGWPFASSTAAMVMVSDTNEVGQLHTIMGYDLDQVRNGGVAVPRLYLSAFPEGWADVSSVAERKGLFFRTFLPLILRVNEAITADRAILSDLRDRLAAGDIPSAGEIDWLVDLAVLYRVLPPEAAEEGSAVALTLDDLDTLLTRVDVVPPSLAMAQAVEESGWGRSRFAQEGNAMFGQYTWGDNGIIPMQRNAGDSHRIRSFDSLLQSVAAYALNLNVHSAYGEFRAERARMRANGEALDGRALVSTLTRYSERPQAYMRNLRQTIDANALGDFDTAILAPGTPIHVQPARF; from the coding sequence GTGACTCTCGCGGCGGGACTTTCCGCCGTCCTTCTGAACGCCGGCCCGCTCGCCGCACCGGCACTGGCCTACGAACTGCCGACCGTCGACCGCGGCGTGACGGCCGACCTGACCGCGGTCGCGGACCTGTCGCCGCATGCCGCCACCGCCGACGTGTTCGGCTGGCCGTTCGCGTCGAGCACCGCGGCGATGGTGATGGTCAGCGACACCAACGAGGTCGGCCAGCTGCATACCATCATGGGCTACGACCTCGACCAGGTCCGCAACGGCGGCGTCGCGGTGCCGCGGCTGTACCTGTCGGCCTTCCCGGAGGGCTGGGCCGACGTTTCGTCGGTGGCGGAGCGCAAGGGGCTGTTCTTCCGCACCTTCCTGCCGCTGATCCTGCGGGTGAACGAGGCGATCACCGCCGACCGCGCCATCCTTAGCGACCTGCGCGACCGGCTGGCGGCGGGCGACATCCCGTCGGCGGGCGAGATCGACTGGCTGGTCGACCTGGCGGTGCTGTACCGGGTGCTGCCGCCGGAGGCGGCGGAGGAGGGCTCGGCCGTGGCGCTGACGCTGGACGACCTCGACACGCTGCTGACCCGGGTCGACGTCGTGCCGCCGTCGCTGGCGATGGCCCAGGCGGTGGAGGAGAGCGGCTGGGGCCGCTCGCGCTTCGCCCAGGAAGGCAACGCGATGTTCGGCCAGTACACCTGGGGCGACAACGGCATCATTCCGATGCAGCGCAACGCCGGCGACAGCCACCGCATCCGATCGTTCGACAGCCTGCTGCAGTCGGTTGCGGCCTATGCGCTGAACCTGAACGTCCATTCGGCCTATGGCGAGTTCCGGGCCGAGCGGGCACGCATGCGCGCCAACGGCGAGGCGCTGGACGGCCGCGCGCTGGTCTCGACCCTGACGCGCTATTCGGAGCGGCCGCAGGCCTACATGCGCAACCTGCGCCAGACGATCGACGCCAACGCGCTGGGCGATTTCGACACCGCCATCCTGGCCCCCGGCACGCCGATCCACGTGCAGCCGGCGCGCTTCTGA
- a CDS encoding NifU family protein, with product MFIQTEATPNPEVLKFLPGRAVTGAGTATFTAETGADRSPLAARLLAVAGVSEVFLAPDFVSVTKAPTTDWHGLKPAVLGAIMDHYQSGDPAMVGAQDGGAAESYDEDDAEIVIQIKELLETRVRPAVARDGGDIVFQGFDKGVVYLHMQGACAGCPSSTATLKMGIEQLLRHYVPEVVEVRALN from the coding sequence ATGTTCATCCAGACCGAGGCGACACCGAATCCTGAGGTGTTGAAGTTCCTGCCGGGACGGGCGGTGACGGGGGCCGGTACGGCCACCTTCACGGCCGAAACCGGCGCGGACCGGTCGCCGCTGGCGGCACGCCTTCTTGCCGTCGCCGGTGTCAGCGAGGTGTTCCTCGCGCCCGATTTCGTCTCGGTCACCAAGGCACCGACAACCGATTGGCACGGCCTCAAGCCGGCCGTGCTCGGCGCCATCATGGATCACTACCAATCCGGCGACCCGGCGATGGTCGGGGCGCAGGACGGGGGGGCGGCGGAGTCCTACGACGAGGACGACGCCGAGATCGTGATCCAGATCAAGGAGCTGCTGGAAACCCGGGTCCGCCCGGCCGTCGCCCGCGACGGCGGCGACATCGTGTTCCAGGGCTTCGACAAGGGAGTGGTCTATCTGCACATGCAGGGCGCGTGCGCGGGCTGTCCGAGCTCGACCGCCACGCTCAAGATGGGGATCGAACAGCTACTCAGACACTACGTACCGGAAGTGGTTGAAGTGAGGGCCCTGAACTAG
- a CDS encoding MucR family transcriptional regulator, translating to MSEKTNQAELLKLTSSIVAAHVSHNSLPAADLPQLLKDVHATLASMTDTQDESQPKLEPAVPIRKSVTPDYIICLDDGKKLKMLKRHLKTAYNMTPEEYRERWGLPADYPMVAPNYAKQRSQLAKQIGLGSRQRRR from the coding sequence ATGAGCGAGAAGACCAACCAGGCGGAGCTGTTGAAGCTGACCTCTTCGATTGTGGCGGCGCATGTTTCCCACAATAGCCTGCCGGCGGCGGACCTGCCGCAGCTGCTGAAGGACGTGCATGCCACCCTGGCATCGATGACGGACACGCAAGACGAGAGCCAGCCGAAGCTGGAGCCGGCGGTTCCGATCCGCAAGTCGGTGACGCCCGACTACATCATCTGCCTCGACGACGGCAAGAAGCTGAAGATGCTGAAGCGGCACCTGAAGACCGCCTACAACATGACCCCGGAGGAATATCGCGAGCGCTGGGGCCTGCCGGCCGACTATCCGATGGTCGCGCCGAACTATGCCAAGCAGCGCAGCCAGCTGGCCAAGCAGATCGGGCTGGGCAGCCGCCAGCGCCGGCGCTGA
- a CDS encoding lysophospholipid acyltransferase family protein: protein MKPPVADPRPAPQRPALRDHDAAEGYGSRLTATGRIFVYALWNLAMVPVQAAALLVSKRAATRIPVFYHRNCLRAMGTKVQRHGRPQKGKATLYVANHTSYLDITVLGSLLPVAFVAKSEIRDWPIFGVLARLQRSVFVDRRPANAKSHAEEISERLNAGDSLVLFPEGTSGEGNRVLKFKSALFSVAQIEVDGAPVTVQPVTIAYSRLDGMPLGRHLRPLFTWFGDMDIISHMGQMFGMGRLGVDVIFHDPVRIDSFGSRKDLAQHCETVIAQGLSDALSGRLEIRRRSRARALIERARKRSLAPPPATQPAAQPANAPTAS from the coding sequence ATGAAACCACCCGTCGCTGACCCGCGGCCGGCGCCGCAGCGCCCCGCGCTGAGGGACCACGACGCGGCCGAGGGCTATGGCTCGCGGCTGACCGCGACCGGGCGCATCTTCGTCTACGCGCTGTGGAACCTGGCGATGGTGCCGGTGCAGGCGGCGGCGCTGCTGGTCTCGAAGCGGGCGGCGACGCGGATACCGGTGTTCTACCACCGCAACTGCCTGCGGGCGATGGGCACCAAGGTCCAGCGTCACGGCCGCCCACAGAAGGGCAAGGCCACCCTGTACGTCGCCAATCACACCTCCTACCTCGACATCACCGTGCTCGGCTCGCTGCTGCCGGTCGCCTTCGTCGCCAAGTCCGAGATCAGGGATTGGCCGATCTTCGGCGTGCTCGCCCGCTTGCAGCGCTCTGTGTTCGTCGACCGCAGGCCGGCCAACGCCAAGAGCCATGCGGAGGAGATCAGCGAGCGGCTGAACGCCGGCGACAGCCTGGTGCTGTTCCCCGAGGGCACCAGCGGCGAGGGCAACCGCGTGCTGAAGTTCAAGAGCGCGCTGTTCTCGGTCGCCCAGATCGAGGTCGACGGCGCGCCGGTGACGGTGCAGCCGGTCACCATCGCCTATTCGCGCCTCGACGGCATGCCGCTGGGCCGTCACCTGCGCCCCCTGTTCACCTGGTTCGGCGACATGGACATCATCTCGCACATGGGCCAGATGTTCGGCATGGGCCGGCTGGGCGTGGACGTGATCTTCCACGACCCGGTGCGGATCGATTCCTTCGGCTCGCGCAAGGACCTGGCGCAGCACTGCGAGACGGTGATCGCGCAGGGGCTTTCGGACGCCCTGTCCGGCCGGCTGGAGATCCGCCGCCGGTCGCGGGCCCGTGCGCTGATCGAACGGGCGCGCAAGCGCAGCCTGGCGCCGCCGCCGGCGACGCAGCCGGCCGCACAGCCGGCCAACGCACCGACCGCCTCCTGA
- the tsaB gene encoding tRNA (adenosine(37)-N6)-threonylcarbamoyltransferase complex dimerization subunit type 1 TsaB, translating to MPTLAFDTTGAQCAVALAVGGEIAAHERAAAKHGHAALLTPMIAAVLARAGVAAPQLERVVVTRGPGGFTGIRVGLATAEGLARASGARPVGLTTFEALLLGLAERPAGPVLAAVDSRREPVFAQLFDAAGRAATAPVHAAPAALAGVLPPDLPPLVVVGDAAAPAAAALATAGCAVARTLSAVPDPAAMAVVADAGGGAVPLAPLYVAPPAVTLPAGSGPAFATATPAAADCLAALHRAAARPDETPWSGVDFATLLSVGRTDGLIVVDGDAPAGFVLWRSVAGESEILLLAVVPALRRRGLARALLRRALAAADAGTIWLEVAADNPPAIALYESEGFAAQARRPAYYARGQGQRVDALVLRRDMSPAGDILAK from the coding sequence GTGCCGACACTAGCGTTTGACACGACGGGGGCGCAATGCGCGGTGGCGCTGGCGGTCGGCGGCGAGATTGCGGCGCACGAGCGCGCCGCGGCGAAGCACGGCCATGCCGCACTGCTGACGCCGATGATCGCGGCCGTGCTGGCGCGGGCGGGGGTAGCCGCACCGCAGCTCGAGCGCGTGGTGGTGACGCGCGGCCCCGGCGGATTCACCGGCATCCGCGTCGGGCTGGCGACGGCGGAGGGCCTGGCGCGCGCCAGCGGGGCGCGGCCGGTCGGCCTGACCACGTTCGAGGCACTGCTGCTCGGCCTGGCCGAGCGGCCGGCCGGCCCGGTGCTGGCCGCGGTCGACAGCCGACGCGAGCCGGTGTTCGCCCAGCTGTTCGACGCGGCCGGCCGCGCCGCGACGGCGCCGGTGCATGCGGCGCCGGCCGCGTTGGCCGGGGTGCTGCCGCCGGACCTGCCGCCGCTGGTGGTGGTCGGCGATGCCGCGGCGCCGGCCGCCGCCGCCCTGGCCACCGCCGGCTGCGCCGTCGCACGAACGTTAAGTGCGGTGCCCGACCCGGCTGCGATGGCCGTGGTCGCCGATGCCGGCGGCGGCGCCGTGCCGCTGGCCCCGCTCTATGTCGCGCCGCCGGCGGTGACGCTGCCGGCAGGCAGCGGGCCCGCATTCGCGACCGCCACGCCGGCCGCGGCCGACTGCCTGGCCGCCCTGCATCGCGCCGCCGCCCGGCCCGACGAGACGCCGTGGTCGGGGGTCGATTTCGCCACGCTGCTGAGCGTCGGACGGACCGACGGGCTGATCGTCGTCGACGGCGATGCGCCGGCCGGCTTCGTCCTGTGGCGATCCGTCGCTGGCGAATCCGAAATCCTGCTGCTGGCGGTGGTGCCGGCGCTGCGCCGGCGCGGGTTGGCCCGCGCCCTGCTGCGCCGCGCCCTGGCCGCGGCGGACGCCGGCACGATCTGGCTGGAGGTTGCAGCGGACAACCCGCCGGCGATCGCCCTATATGAGTCCGAGGGTTTCGCGGCCCAGGCGCGGCGGCCGGCCTATTACGCGCGCGGCCAAGGCCAGCGGGTCGATGCGCTGGTGCTGCGGCGTGATATGTCACCGGCCGGTGATATACTCGCCAAGTGA
- a CDS encoding universal stress protein, which yields MNDTPAPTPESPSDAAPSADAAGERIFLVVVDESPEFGAALRFAARRAKHTGGRVALLFVVERGEFEHWMAVGELIREEARQQAEQVLHRHAAMCKEISGKMPILHIREGRPRDELLALLDEEPQISVLVLGANTGGKGPGPLVSYLVGKVSGKLRVPITVVPGGLSDEQIDALT from the coding sequence ATGAACGACACGCCCGCACCGACCCCCGAATCGCCCAGCGACGCCGCGCCGTCGGCCGACGCGGCCGGCGAGCGCATCTTCCTCGTCGTCGTCGACGAATCGCCGGAGTTCGGCGCCGCCCTGCGGTTCGCCGCGCGGCGGGCCAAGCACACCGGCGGCCGGGTCGCGCTGCTGTTCGTGGTCGAGCGCGGCGAGTTCGAGCACTGGATGGCAGTGGGCGAGCTGATCCGCGAGGAGGCGCGCCAGCAGGCGGAGCAGGTGCTGCATCGCCACGCCGCGATGTGCAAGGAGATCAGCGGCAAGATGCCGATCCTGCACATCCGCGAGGGCCGGCCGCGCGACGAGCTGCTGGCCCTGCTCGACGAGGAGCCGCAGATTTCCGTGCTGGTGCTGGGCGCCAATACGGGCGGCAAGGGCCCCGGCCCGCTGGTCAGCTATCTGGTCGGCAAGGTCTCTGGCAAATTGCGCGTGCCGATAACGGTGGTCCCGGGCGGGCTGTCTGACGAGCAGATCGATGCGTTGACATGA